A DNA window from Hymenobacter aquaticus contains the following coding sequences:
- a CDS encoding alpha-amylase family glycosyl hydrolase, with protein METSSLTAAAEPSLPLVQNDPWLAPYEPVLQARQQRLEQRLAEIVAQYGSLAKFATAHQRLGLTYDGRRRGYWFREWAPAATYLSLTGDFNGWDRGATPLQKGPDGVWEVFLADKDYAGRLTHGSRYKVHVGAANGGKDRLPATLRRAVQDEDTKDFAAQVWRPEAPFTWTDQKFRIQNYVREPFIYEAHVGMATEEYRLGTYREFAEKVLPRVQSLGYNCIQLMAVMEHPYYGSFGYHVANFFAASSRFGTPEDLKFLINEAHSRGIAVLLDVVHSHAVKNEAEGLSNFDGSGGQYFHEGERGNHPGWDSKLFNYAKPEVQQFLLSNLRYWLEEFHFDGFRFDGVTSMLYHHHGEGVAFGSYDQYFGPEVDEDAVLYLQLATTLVHELKKGALLIAEDMSGMPGLCRPIQEGGIGFDYRLGMGIPDYWIKLLKHKRDEDWSLGELWYTLTNRRLGEKTVAYAESHDQALVGDKTLAHWLMDAAVYHNMHRDDPSDVVARGLALHKMIRLLTLALGGEAYLNFIGNEFGHPEWVDFPREGNHWSYQHARRQWSLADNPDLKYQFFQAFDQAMVTTARQRRLLSAPPAKELNQDNTNQVLIFERAGLIFIFNFHVTASIPDYRFFVPEPGRYRIILTSDAAEFGGFQRVDDSLIYETFEEDEVNKLSLYVTNRTALVLARV; from the coding sequence ATGGAAACTTCTTCCCTGACTGCCGCCGCTGAGCCCTCGTTGCCCCTGGTGCAAAACGACCCCTGGCTGGCACCCTACGAACCCGTTCTGCAAGCCCGCCAGCAGCGCCTGGAGCAGCGTCTGGCCGAAATTGTGGCCCAATACGGCTCCCTGGCCAAATTTGCCACCGCCCACCAGCGCCTGGGCCTCACCTACGACGGGCGCCGCCGGGGCTACTGGTTCCGGGAGTGGGCCCCGGCCGCCACCTACCTGTCGCTCACCGGCGACTTCAACGGCTGGGACCGGGGCGCCACGCCCTTGCAAAAAGGCCCGGATGGCGTCTGGGAAGTGTTTCTGGCTGATAAAGACTACGCCGGCCGCCTTACCCACGGCAGCCGCTACAAGGTGCACGTGGGCGCGGCCAACGGCGGCAAGGACCGCCTGCCGGCCACTCTGCGCCGGGCCGTGCAGGACGAAGACACCAAGGACTTCGCCGCTCAGGTGTGGCGCCCGGAGGCCCCGTTTACCTGGACCGACCAGAAGTTCCGCATTCAGAACTACGTCCGGGAGCCGTTCATCTACGAGGCCCACGTGGGCATGGCCACCGAGGAATACCGCCTGGGTACCTACCGCGAGTTTGCCGAAAAAGTCCTGCCCCGAGTGCAGAGCCTGGGCTACAACTGCATTCAGCTGATGGCCGTGATGGAGCACCCGTACTACGGCTCGTTTGGCTACCACGTGGCCAATTTCTTTGCCGCCTCTTCCCGCTTCGGCACCCCTGAAGACCTCAAATTCCTGATTAATGAGGCCCACAGCCGCGGCATTGCGGTATTGCTCGATGTGGTGCACTCCCACGCCGTGAAAAACGAAGCCGAGGGCCTCAGCAACTTCGACGGCTCGGGCGGGCAGTATTTCCACGAGGGCGAGCGAGGCAACCACCCCGGCTGGGACTCCAAGCTCTTCAACTACGCCAAGCCCGAAGTGCAGCAGTTTTTGCTGAGCAATCTGCGCTACTGGCTCGAGGAGTTTCACTTCGACGGTTTCCGCTTCGACGGCGTGACCAGCATGCTTTACCATCACCACGGCGAGGGGGTGGCCTTCGGCAGCTACGACCAGTACTTCGGCCCCGAGGTCGACGAGGACGCGGTGCTCTACCTGCAGCTGGCTACCACGCTGGTCCACGAGCTTAAGAAGGGCGCCCTGCTCATTGCCGAAGACATGAGCGGCATGCCCGGCCTCTGCCGCCCGATTCAGGAAGGCGGCATCGGCTTCGACTACCGCCTGGGCATGGGTATTCCCGACTACTGGATCAAGCTGCTCAAGCACAAGCGCGACGAAGACTGGAGCCTGGGCGAGCTGTGGTACACGCTCACCAACCGCCGCCTGGGCGAAAAAACCGTGGCCTACGCCGAAAGCCACGACCAGGCCCTGGTGGGCGACAAAACCCTGGCCCACTGGCTGATGGATGCGGCCGTGTACCACAACATGCACCGCGACGACCCCAGTGACGTGGTGGCCCGGGGCCTGGCCCTGCACAAGATGATTCGGCTGCTGACTTTGGCCCTGGGTGGCGAAGCGTATCTGAACTTTATCGGCAACGAGTTCGGCCACCCCGAGTGGGTCGACTTCCCGCGCGAGGGCAACCACTGGAGCTACCAGCACGCCCGCCGCCAATGGTCCCTGGCCGACAACCCCGACCTGAAGTACCAGTTCTTCCAGGCCTTCGACCAGGCGATGGTGACGACGGCCCGGCAGCGCCGGCTCTTGTCGGCCCCGCCGGCCAAGGAGCTCAACCAGGACAATACCAACCAGGTGCTCATTTTCGAGCGGGCCGGCCTGATCTTTATCTTCAACTTCCACGTCACGGCCAGCATTCCTGATTACCGCTTCTTCGTGCCCGAGCCCGGCCGCTACCGCATCATCCTGACTTCGGACGCGGCCGAGTTCGGTGGCTTCCAGCGCGTGGACGACTCCTTGATTTATGAGACCTTCGAGGAAGACGAGGTCAACAAGCTGAGTTTGTACGTCACCAACCGCACGGCTTTGGTATTAGCCCGGGTGTAG
- a CDS encoding TIM-barrel domain-containing protein has protein sequence MSCCFFRRAGVLLGLFLSSLPGWAQQAGPGRPPRDPFARPAAPTTGLGDFQSLRYLAGILTIRTTTGGTLRVRPYAAGVVRVEYYPAGQPVRPDSSVSVVQESPYPGLERGSYWPGPATNLYQDLGYRIEWQPYRRDSNLTIVIQKKPLRLSYRQGAEPLAAEAAGAFQQGAGGSAAAGVGVSFRLAPDEHLYGTGSRALPLDRRGRQLTLYNEAHYGYQNGEPTLNVTLPTVLSSRGYMLFFDNHAPGTLDLGATEKNTLDYRGEGLNQLAYFLIAGTSYAEILARYTALTGRQPLPPRWGLGLIQSRFGYKTELEMQQTATRMRQAGFPLDALVLDLYWFGGTTRQGDFHWQPQQFPDPKRLMRRLDSAGVKTILISEPYVMRTSLNDALVRGQNLVGRDARGRPYTVESFWAGPATLLDMFRPTARQWLWQQYDRLKQDGVGGWWSDLGEPENQPADMVYDPGPTRRIHNAYGQAWTSILSAGYARQYPQERLFNLARSGWAGMQRHSVFPWSGDVSRSWSGLQAQVAIMLSMGLGGVGYMHSDAGGFAGSNMDAELYTRWLQMASFGPIMRPHGVVAPEPYHYPEPYQSIVRRYARLRYELLPYLYTLAWENSRTGTPLARPLNYGETSLDPQSVFALLSPEEEAQAPAEATSPAPTWNWSTAASTTWGAARLTARRARELAANNAPALANVNDQFLLGSSLLVAPVLQPGQRRRNVVLPPGRWIDFYSHQAFAGSQTVGVAAPLAQLPLLVRAGAFLPMTPYVPTTARYRTDTLNVRYYADTTVPESSFTLYDDDGHSAQAEAQHQFSLLVFTGKLRNGQADVQVRTSGSYPGSPVWRTLNLDVPRVISPPTAVLLDGQAVPATDWEYDAARQTLHLHALLQDKALRFSVRGLQLAPVGSAAPEALTLEAPSPQRFSTSTTLRYTQHQSGRFPLLIRNARGEIVRTFPVRAQPAGSYSTTWDGTDTQGRQLPHGVYVAEMQEQHQRLVLLRE, from the coding sequence ATGTCCTGCTGCTTTTTTCGTCGCGCCGGGGTCCTGCTGGGCCTTTTCCTGAGTTCTTTGCCCGGCTGGGCGCAACAGGCCGGCCCCGGGCGGCCCCCACGGGACCCGTTTGCGCGGCCGGCGGCCCCCACCACCGGCCTCGGCGACTTCCAGAGCCTGCGCTACCTGGCCGGCATCCTGACCATTCGCACCACCACGGGCGGCACGCTGCGCGTCCGGCCCTACGCGGCCGGTGTCGTGCGCGTGGAGTACTACCCGGCCGGGCAGCCGGTGCGCCCCGATTCGTCGGTGAGCGTAGTGCAGGAGTCGCCTTACCCAGGGCTGGAGCGGGGCTCCTACTGGCCGGGGCCCGCCACCAATCTGTACCAGGATCTGGGCTACCGCATCGAATGGCAGCCCTACCGCCGCGACTCAAACCTGACCATCGTCATTCAGAAAAAGCCGCTGCGCCTCAGCTACCGGCAGGGCGCCGAGCCGTTGGCGGCGGAAGCGGCGGGGGCGTTTCAGCAGGGCGCGGGCGGCAGCGCGGCGGCGGGCGTGGGCGTTTCCTTCCGTTTGGCTCCCGACGAGCACCTCTACGGCACCGGCTCCCGGGCCCTGCCCCTCGACCGGCGCGGCCGCCAGCTCACGCTCTACAACGAGGCCCACTACGGCTACCAGAACGGGGAACCAACCCTGAACGTGACCCTACCCACGGTGCTGAGCAGCCGGGGCTACATGCTGTTTTTCGACAACCACGCCCCCGGCACCCTCGACCTGGGCGCGACGGAGAAAAACACGCTCGACTACCGCGGCGAAGGGCTAAACCAGCTGGCGTACTTCCTCATTGCGGGCACCTCCTACGCCGAAATCCTGGCCCGCTACACCGCCCTTACCGGCCGGCAGCCGCTGCCGCCGCGCTGGGGCCTGGGGCTGATTCAGAGCCGCTTTGGCTACAAAACCGAGCTGGAAATGCAGCAAACGGCTACCCGCATGCGCCAAGCCGGGTTTCCGCTCGATGCCCTGGTGCTGGACCTCTACTGGTTTGGGGGCACCACCCGGCAGGGCGACTTCCACTGGCAGCCCCAGCAGTTTCCCGACCCGAAGCGCCTGATGCGCCGCCTCGACTCGGCCGGCGTCAAGACCATCCTGATTTCGGAGCCCTACGTGATGCGCACCTCCCTAAACGATGCGCTGGTGCGCGGCCAGAACCTGGTGGGGCGCGACGCGCGGGGCCGGCCTTACACCGTTGAGTCGTTCTGGGCCGGGCCGGCCACGCTGCTGGACATGTTTCGGCCCACGGCGCGCCAGTGGCTTTGGCAGCAGTACGATAGGCTGAAGCAGGACGGCGTGGGCGGCTGGTGGAGCGACCTGGGCGAGCCGGAAAATCAGCCCGCCGACATGGTGTACGACCCGGGCCCGACGCGCCGCATCCACAATGCTTACGGCCAGGCCTGGACCAGCATTCTGAGCGCCGGCTACGCCCGGCAGTACCCGCAGGAGCGGCTGTTCAACCTGGCCCGCTCGGGCTGGGCGGGCATGCAGCGCCACAGCGTGTTTCCGTGGTCGGGCGACGTGAGCCGGTCCTGGTCGGGGCTACAGGCGCAGGTGGCCATCATGCTCAGCATGGGCCTGGGCGGCGTGGGCTACATGCACTCCGACGCCGGGGGCTTTGCCGGCTCCAACATGGACGCCGAGCTGTACACCCGTTGGCTGCAGATGGCCAGCTTCGGCCCCATCATGCGGCCCCACGGCGTAGTCGCGCCCGAGCCCTACCACTACCCCGAGCCTTACCAGAGCATCGTGCGCCGCTACGCCCGCCTGCGCTACGAGTTGCTGCCCTACCTCTACACGCTGGCCTGGGAAAACTCCCGGACCGGCACGCCCCTGGCCCGGCCCCTGAACTACGGCGAAACCAGCCTCGACCCGCAATCCGTGTTTGCCCTGCTCTCGCCGGAAGAGGAAGCGCAGGCCCCCGCCGAAGCCACCAGCCCCGCCCCCACCTGGAACTGGAGCACGGCCGCCTCGACAACCTGGGGCGCGGCAAGGCTGACGGCCCGGCGAGCCCGGGAGTTGGCGGCGAATAACGCGCCAGCCCTGGCCAACGTCAACGACCAGTTTCTGCTGGGCTCCAGCTTGCTCGTGGCCCCGGTGCTACAGCCCGGGCAGCGGCGGCGCAACGTGGTGCTGCCCCCCGGCCGCTGGATTGATTTCTATTCCCACCAGGCCTTTGCCGGCAGCCAGACCGTGGGCGTGGCCGCGCCCCTGGCCCAGCTGCCCTTGCTGGTGCGGGCCGGGGCCTTTCTGCCGATGACGCCCTACGTGCCCACCACCGCCCGCTACCGCACCGACACGCTGAACGTGCGCTACTACGCCGATACCACCGTGCCCGAATCGAGCTTCACGCTCTACGACGACGATGGCCACTCGGCCCAGGCGGAGGCGCAACACCAGTTCAGCCTGCTAGTCTTTACCGGCAAGCTGCGCAACGGGCAGGCTGATGTTCAGGTGCGCACCAGTGGCAGCTACCCCGGCAGCCCGGTGTGGCGCACGCTCAATCTGGACGTGCCGCGCGTTATCAGCCCGCCCACGGCCGTGCTGCTTGATGGGCAAGCCGTGCCGGCCACCGATTGGGAGTACGATGCCGCCCGCCAGACCCTGCACCTGCACGCCCTGCTCCAGGATAAAGCCCTCCGCTTCTCGGTGCGCGGCCTGCAACTGGCCCCAGTGGGTAGTGCGGCTCCGGAAGCTTTGACGTTGGAGGCACCCAGTCCGCAACGGTTCAGCACCAGCACCACGCTGCGCTACACCCAGCACCAGTCCGGCCGCTTTCCCCTGCTGATTCGCAACGCGCGGGGGGAAATCGTGCGCACGTTTCCGGTGCGGGCGCAACCGGCCGGCTCCTACTCCACCACCTGGGACGGTACCGATACCCAGGGCCGCCAGCTGCCGCATGGCGTCTACGTAGCTGAAATGCAGGAGCAGCACCAGCGCCTGGTCCTGCTGCGTGAATAA
- a CDS encoding aldo/keto reductase: MASTRTLGRSDLSITPLVLGGNVFGWTADQATSFRILDAFVSGGGNAIDTADGYSVWVPGHVGGESETIIGHWLRQRGRRDDVIIATKVGWEVNADNKGLAKNYILRAVEGSLKRLQTDYIDLYQSHKDDPTVPVEETLAAYAQLVQEGKVRVIGASNFTAERLRESLAASERHGFPRYETLQPLYNLYDRADFEQNLLPLVQEQHLGVIPYYGLAAGFLTGKYRSEADLQKSARGGGVGQKYLNEKGLRILAAVDAVAARRQATPAQVALAWIMAQPGLTAPIASATSPEQVTELLKATELQLSPEDLAQLSQAGS, from the coding sequence ATGGCTTCTACCCGCACCTTGGGTCGCTCCGACCTTTCGATAACGCCGCTCGTGCTGGGCGGCAACGTTTTTGGCTGGACCGCCGACCAGGCCACCTCCTTTCGGATTCTCGACGCCTTTGTGAGCGGGGGCGGCAACGCCATTGACACCGCCGACGGCTACTCGGTGTGGGTGCCCGGCCACGTGGGCGGCGAGTCGGAAACCATCATCGGCCACTGGCTGCGGCAGCGCGGCCGCCGCGACGACGTCATCATTGCCACCAAAGTTGGCTGGGAAGTGAATGCCGACAACAAGGGCCTGGCCAAAAACTACATTCTGCGGGCCGTGGAAGGCTCGCTGAAACGCCTCCAAACCGACTACATCGACCTGTATCAGTCGCACAAGGACGACCCGACCGTGCCGGTGGAAGAAACCCTGGCCGCCTACGCCCAGCTGGTGCAGGAAGGCAAAGTGCGCGTTATCGGGGCCTCCAACTTCACGGCCGAGCGCCTGCGCGAGTCGCTGGCGGCCAGCGAGCGGCACGGCTTTCCGCGCTACGAAACCCTGCAGCCCCTCTACAACCTCTACGACCGCGCCGACTTCGAGCAGAACCTGCTGCCGCTGGTGCAGGAGCAGCACCTCGGTGTTATTCCGTACTACGGGCTGGCCGCCGGCTTCCTGACCGGCAAATACCGCTCGGAGGCCGACCTGCAGAAAAGCGCCCGGGGCGGCGGCGTGGGGCAGAAATACCTGAACGAAAAGGGCCTGCGCATCCTGGCCGCCGTCGATGCCGTGGCGGCCCGCCGGCAGGCCACGCCGGCCCAGGTTGCCCTGGCCTGGATTATGGCCCAGCCCGGCCTGACGGCTCCCATTGCCAGCGCCACCTCTCCCGAGCAGGTAACGGAGCTGTTGAAAGCCACCGAGCTGCAGCTCAGCCCCGAAGACCTGGCCCAGCTTAGTCAGGCGGGCAGTTAA
- a CDS encoding class D beta-lactamase: MLLVRFSASGQAVTERDFKKHFDSYGLRGSFLLYDQQANHFTAYDMARCNQGYLPGATFAIPNTLIGLETGVLADTSHVFAWDQVKRDNEAWNRDLRLSQAVRAECLPCMQQIAQEVGVRRYQQSLLKLKFGQMVVTPEVLTSFWMGGVSRISQFQMVNFLRFLYQEKLPPAPRNQALTKQLFQLKATPQYTLYGTSGYTQRAKLTNGWFVGWLERGGNVYLFALNAEPKDGKPADEKFIEGRRAIAELILQEMTLLPN; this comes from the coding sequence TTGTTGCTCGTTCGTTTCAGCGCCAGCGGACAAGCCGTTACGGAGCGCGACTTCAAGAAGCATTTCGACAGCTACGGCCTGCGCGGCTCGTTTCTGCTCTACGACCAGCAGGCCAACCACTTCACGGCCTACGACATGGCCCGCTGCAACCAGGGCTACCTGCCCGGGGCCACGTTTGCCATTCCCAATACGCTGATCGGCCTGGAAACCGGCGTGCTGGCCGACACCAGCCACGTGTTTGCCTGGGACCAGGTGAAGCGCGACAATGAAGCCTGGAACCGGGACCTGCGCCTAAGCCAGGCCGTGCGGGCCGAGTGCCTGCCCTGCATGCAGCAGATAGCCCAGGAAGTAGGCGTGCGCCGCTACCAGCAAAGCCTGCTCAAGCTGAAATTCGGGCAGATGGTGGTGACGCCCGAAGTGCTGACCTCGTTTTGGATGGGCGGCGTGTCGCGCATCTCGCAGTTTCAGATGGTCAACTTTCTGCGCTTTCTCTACCAGGAAAAGCTGCCGCCCGCCCCGCGCAATCAGGCCCTGACCAAGCAGCTGTTTCAGCTGAAGGCCACGCCCCAGTACACGCTCTACGGCACCAGCGGCTACACCCAGCGCGCCAAGCTGACCAACGGCTGGTTTGTGGGCTGGCTGGAGCGGGGCGGCAACGTGTACCTGTTTGCCCTGAACGCCGAGCCCAAGGACGGCAAGCCCGCCGACGAGAAGTTCATCGAAGGCCGCCGGGCCATTGCCGAGCTGATTTTGCAGGAAATGACGCTGCTGCCTAATTAA
- the ggt gene encoding gamma-glutamyltransferase — translation MNPRLSLLALAALLACTRTTPLTTASTPAAPAAAPATSVAPALGATAAKAMVVSAHPAASRIGLEILQKGGNAYDAAVAVQFALAVALPVAGNIGGGGFLLYRGHDGQEGALDFRETAPAAASRDMYLDKQGNVINDLSTAGHLAVGVPGTVAGMVALHQKLGQLSWVEVVQPAVDLAAHGLPLTAKEASGLNSYRDIFRKYNPGKTLAYLAADNGTWHAGDTIRYPELAQTLARIRDQGRAGFYEGRTAELLTSEMQRGRGLITQQDLKSYQPKWRIPLHGQYRGHDVLTFPPPSSGGVALLQMLQMLEPFDLRKTGWHSPTGVHLITEAERRVYADRATYLGDPDFGRVPVTQLLDHNYNQQRMASTQPHRATPSKSVTAGPGLPAYESDQTTHYSIVDAQGNAVSCTTTLNGAYGSKVVVAGAGFLLNNEMDDFSAKAGVPNSYGLVGGTANAIAPGKRMLSSMTPAILTRNGKLQLVVGTPGGSTIITSVLQTILHVVDYDMSMQQAVAAPRLHHQWLPDQIDAEPTALTEATADSLRQRGYTINPRGRWGRVDAIRVLPNGRLEGGADPRGDDTALGY, via the coding sequence ATGAACCCTCGCCTTTCCTTGCTGGCCCTGGCGGCCTTGCTGGCCTGCACCCGCACCACCCCACTCACTACCGCTTCTACGCCGGCCGCGCCGGCCGCAGCCCCTGCTACCAGCGTTGCGCCGGCGCTGGGCGCTACGGCGGCCAAGGCGATGGTCGTGTCGGCCCACCCGGCGGCTTCGCGCATCGGGTTGGAGATTCTGCAAAAGGGTGGCAACGCCTACGACGCGGCCGTGGCGGTGCAGTTTGCCCTGGCCGTGGCGTTGCCCGTGGCGGGAAATATCGGGGGCGGGGGTTTTCTGCTCTACCGGGGCCATGACGGGCAGGAAGGCGCCCTGGATTTCCGGGAAACCGCCCCGGCGGCTGCCTCGCGCGACATGTACCTGGATAAGCAGGGCAACGTGATAAACGATTTGAGCACGGCGGGCCACCTGGCCGTGGGCGTGCCCGGCACCGTGGCCGGCATGGTGGCCCTGCACCAGAAGCTGGGCCAGCTCAGCTGGGTTGAAGTGGTGCAGCCCGCCGTCGATTTGGCGGCCCACGGTCTGCCGCTCACGGCCAAGGAAGCCAGCGGACTGAACTCCTACCGGGACATTTTCCGGAAGTATAACCCCGGGAAAACCCTGGCTTACCTGGCCGCCGACAACGGCACCTGGCACGCCGGCGACACCATCCGCTACCCCGAGCTGGCCCAGACGCTGGCCCGCATCCGGGACCAGGGCCGGGCCGGCTTTTACGAGGGCCGCACCGCCGAGCTGCTCACCAGCGAAATGCAGCGCGGCCGGGGCCTGATTACGCAGCAGGATCTGAAAAGCTACCAGCCTAAGTGGCGTATTCCGCTCCACGGCCAGTATCGGGGCCACGACGTGCTGACGTTTCCGCCGCCCAGCTCGGGCGGCGTGGCGCTGCTCCAGATGCTGCAAATGCTGGAGCCCTTCGACCTGCGCAAAACCGGCTGGCACTCGCCCACCGGCGTCCACCTGATAACGGAGGCCGAGCGGCGCGTGTACGCCGACCGCGCCACCTACCTCGGCGACCCGGACTTCGGCCGCGTGCCCGTGACGCAGCTGCTCGACCACAACTACAACCAGCAGCGCATGGCTTCCACCCAGCCCCACCGCGCCACGCCGAGCAAAAGCGTCACGGCGGGCCCGGGCCTGCCCGCGTACGAGAGTGACCAGACCACCCACTACAGCATCGTGGATGCCCAGGGCAACGCCGTGAGCTGCACCACCACGCTCAACGGGGCCTACGGCAGCAAGGTGGTGGTGGCCGGGGCGGGCTTTCTGCTCAATAATGAAATGGACGACTTCAGCGCCAAGGCCGGCGTGCCCAACTCCTACGGGCTGGTAGGCGGCACGGCCAATGCCATTGCGCCCGGCAAGCGGATGCTGTCCTCGATGACGCCCGCCATTCTGACCCGCAACGGCAAGCTGCAACTCGTGGTGGGCACGCCCGGCGGCAGCACTATTATTACTAGCGTACTCCAGACCATCCTGCACGTCGTCGACTACGACATGAGCATGCAGCAGGCTGTGGCCGCGCCGCGCCTGCACCACCAGTGGCTCCCCGACCAGATTGACGCCGAGCCGACAGCCCTGACCGAGGCCACGGCCGACTCGCTACGGCAGCGCGGCTACACCATTAACCCGCGGGGGCGCTGGGGCCGCGTCGACGCCATCCGGGTGCTGCCCAACGGCCGCCTCGAAGGCGGCGCCGACCCCCGCGGCGACGATACGGCGCTGGGGTATTAG
- a CDS encoding YciI family protein, whose translation MKKQGILLLTLVLGLGALPVAAQSAKRAKHHLTPAKTYYLVLLKNGSARGQDLETVATIRAGHAAHLQQLTRQGRLTLAGRCPGANSTLGGMYILSAKDLDEARRLTQADPAVQAGSLTMEIYPWVNQELGRQP comes from the coding sequence ATGAAAAAACAGGGAATCCTGCTGCTCACGCTGGTATTGGGCCTGGGCGCGCTGCCAGTCGCGGCGCAGTCGGCCAAAAGGGCCAAGCACCACCTGACCCCCGCTAAAACCTATTACCTGGTGCTGCTGAAAAACGGCAGTGCGCGGGGGCAGGATCTGGAGACGGTAGCCACCATCCGGGCCGGGCACGCGGCGCACTTGCAGCAGCTTACCCGGCAGGGGCGCCTCACGCTGGCCGGCCGCTGCCCCGGCGCCAACAGCACTCTGGGCGGCATGTACATCCTCAGCGCCAAAGACCTGGACGAAGCCCGCCGCCTGACCCAGGCCGACCCCGCCGTGCAAGCCGGCAGCCTGACGATGGAAATCTACCCGTGGGTGAATCAGGAGCTGGGGCGGCAGCCGTAG
- a CDS encoding YdeI/OmpD-associated family protein: protein MSDSFEQRFAATLELDDTDGGVQVLIPFAPGEAFQQKPPFHVRGTIDGFPFRLTLVQNKDGEYMLPVGKQIRRAIDKTWGLPVDVVLQLDTEEASFELPEDLERALAQSGWRTKFDQLPYPYRREYVQWIERAKKPETRMRRIKESVELISAGKKLS from the coding sequence ATGTCCGATTCTTTCGAACAACGCTTTGCAGCCACCCTGGAACTGGATGACACCGACGGCGGCGTCCAGGTTCTGATTCCGTTTGCCCCCGGCGAGGCATTCCAGCAAAAGCCCCCGTTTCACGTGCGCGGCACCATCGACGGGTTTCCGTTTCGCCTGACGCTGGTGCAGAACAAGGACGGCGAGTACATGCTGCCCGTGGGCAAGCAAATCCGCCGGGCCATCGACAAAACCTGGGGCCTGCCGGTCGACGTGGTGCTGCAGCTCGACACCGAGGAAGCCTCGTTCGAGCTGCCCGAAGACCTGGAGCGGGCCCTGGCGCAGTCGGGCTGGCGCACCAAGTTCGACCAGCTGCCCTACCCCTACCGCCGCGAGTACGTGCAGTGGATCGAGCGCGCCAAAAAGCCCGAAACCCGCATGCGCCGCATCAAGGAGTCGGTGGAATTGATTAGCGCCGGCAAAAAGCTGAGCTAA
- a CDS encoding alpha-amylase family glycosyl hydrolase — protein MLHSRLSHLLAAGLWLTAACTSKSPDTAQAPCAAAPAAYTVQHPEWARNASIYEVNIRQYTPEGTIKAFEQHLPRLQKMGVGILWLMPIQPIGEKNRKGTLGSAYSIRDYRAVNPDLGTLADVQHLVAEAHKLGMHVILDWVANHTSWDSKLAAQHPDWFTKDARGNFRPPVADWQDVIDLDYDKPELRQYMQESMAFWVREAGFDGFRCDVAGLVPTPFWEQTRAELEKIKPVFMLAEWDELFPPTFLKPGEFDPNTHLLEKAFDMTYGLRLHDVLDSVARRQRPAHDLNAYLARERRLYPPSVYLMNFTTSHDINSWDGSEYERLGPNVQPMAVLAALLPGMPMVYSGQEAALKKRLKFFDKDPIEWGTYPLENFYTKLLILKKQHPALLNGDPCSQFRPLSTPDSAEVYAFTRAKEAATLLVAVNVGSRPRPLRVQHVAEGNYRELFSGKILRLTTDTELALPPHGYVVYERI, from the coding sequence ATGCTTCACTCCCGCCTTTCCCATCTGCTGGCCGCCGGCCTGTGGCTGACTGCCGCCTGCACGTCGAAGTCGCCCGACACCGCCCAGGCCCCGTGCGCCGCGGCGCCGGCGGCCTACACGGTGCAGCACCCCGAGTGGGCCCGCAACGCCAGTATTTACGAAGTCAACATCCGGCAGTACACGCCCGAGGGGACCATCAAGGCTTTCGAGCAGCACCTGCCGCGGCTGCAGAAGATGGGCGTGGGCATTCTGTGGCTGATGCCGATTCAGCCCATCGGGGAAAAAAACCGCAAGGGCACGCTGGGCAGCGCCTATTCCATCCGCGACTACCGGGCCGTGAACCCCGACCTGGGCACCCTGGCTGACGTGCAGCACCTGGTAGCCGAGGCCCACAAGCTGGGCATGCACGTGATTCTGGACTGGGTGGCCAACCACACCAGCTGGGACAGTAAGCTGGCCGCGCAGCACCCCGACTGGTTTACCAAAGACGCGCGGGGCAACTTCCGGCCGCCGGTAGCCGACTGGCAGGACGTCATCGACCTGGACTACGACAAGCCGGAGCTGCGGCAGTACATGCAGGAAAGCATGGCGTTCTGGGTGCGGGAGGCCGGCTTCGACGGTTTCCGCTGCGACGTGGCCGGCTTGGTGCCCACCCCGTTCTGGGAGCAAACCCGGGCCGAGCTGGAAAAGATTAAGCCCGTCTTCATGCTGGCGGAGTGGGACGAGCTGTTTCCGCCGACGTTTCTGAAGCCCGGCGAGTTTGACCCCAACACCCACCTGCTCGAAAAAGCCTTCGACATGACCTACGGCCTGCGCCTGCACGACGTGCTCGACAGCGTGGCCCGCCGCCAGCGCCCGGCCCACGACCTGAATGCCTACCTGGCGCGCGAGCGGCGCCTGTACCCGCCCAGCGTGTACCTGATGAACTTCACCACCAGCCACGACATCAACAGCTGGGACGGCAGCGAGTATGAGCGCCTGGGGCCCAACGTGCAGCCGATGGCGGTGCTGGCGGCCCTGCTGCCGGGCATGCCGATGGTGTACAGCGGGCAGGAAGCCGCCCTGAAAAAGCGCCTGAAGTTTTTCGACAAGGACCCGATTGAGTGGGGTACCTACCCGCTGGAAAACTTCTACACCAAGCTGCTGATCCTCAAAAAGCAGCACCCGGCCCTGCTCAACGGCGACCCGTGCAGTCAGTTCCGCCCCCTCTCCACCCCCGATTCGGCCGAGGTGTACGCCTTTACCCGCGCCAAGGAAGCCGCGACGCTGCTCGTGGCCGTAAACGTAGGCAGCCGCCCCCGGCCGCTGCGCGTGCAGCACGTAGCCGAGGGAAATTACCGGGAGCTGTTCAGCGGCAAAATCCTGCGCCTAACCACCGACACCGAACTCGCGCTGCCCCCGCACGGGTACGTGGTGTATGAGCGGATCTAA